The Gemmatimonadaceae bacterium genome contains a region encoding:
- a CDS encoding SPFH domain-containing protein yields the protein MNSEIAPIVMIAGLAVVAVLLLVVSFSRMLRKVGPNQALIRYGLGGTHIVHGGAQLVLPLIHSAQELSLELMSFDVAPQQDLYTNQGVAVTVEAVAQLKIKNDPESIRTAAEQFLTKQPAQRESLIRLVMEGHLRGIIGQLTVEQIVKQPEMVADRMRGNVAEDVAKMGLEVVSFTIKEVRDKNQYIMNMGRPDIVRIKRDADIAAAQAERDTAMKQAEYAREAAVARAEADQQRVLAETQSQAKQAEAQKELAVKRAQFEMEAKKQQAQADKSYEIQTNIMQQQAVAEAVAVDRVRKEGEIKVQEAEILRRERELTATVLKDVEVQRKRIETLADAERQRLSLEASGRADAQKVEGAAAAEVIRLKGSAEAEIIRAKGQSEAEAMQLKANAYLEYNEAAVIDKLLGSLPEVVRAFAEPLSKVDKITVVSTGGDGAAGVNKITADMAQMVAQVPALIESLTGKNIHELMQQVRRIDSNNAPPVKAPEVSIGTSGATATNSVPRRSD from the coding sequence GTGAATTCCGAAATCGCACCAATCGTCATGATCGCTGGTCTCGCGGTCGTCGCCGTGCTGTTGCTCGTCGTGTCGTTCTCGCGCATGCTGCGCAAGGTCGGTCCAAACCAGGCCCTCATTCGTTATGGGTTGGGCGGCACGCACATCGTGCACGGCGGTGCGCAACTCGTGTTGCCGCTCATCCACAGCGCGCAGGAGTTGTCGCTCGAGCTGATGTCGTTCGACGTCGCCCCGCAGCAGGACCTGTATACGAATCAGGGTGTCGCGGTGACCGTCGAAGCCGTGGCGCAGCTCAAGATCAAGAACGATCCGGAATCGATTCGCACCGCCGCCGAGCAGTTCCTCACGAAGCAGCCCGCACAACGCGAGTCGCTCATTCGGCTCGTTATGGAAGGTCACTTGCGCGGCATCATCGGGCAGCTCACGGTCGAGCAGATCGTGAAGCAGCCGGAGATGGTCGCCGATCGCATGCGTGGCAACGTTGCCGAAGACGTCGCGAAGATGGGCCTCGAAGTCGTGTCGTTCACGATCAAGGAAGTGCGCGACAAGAATCAGTACATCATGAACATGGGTCGTCCCGACATCGTGCGCATCAAGCGCGACGCCGACATCGCCGCGGCGCAGGCCGAACGCGACACCGCGATGAAGCAGGCGGAGTACGCGCGTGAGGCCGCCGTTGCGCGTGCCGAGGCCGATCAGCAGCGTGTGCTCGCCGAGACGCAGTCGCAGGCGAAGCAGGCGGAAGCGCAGAAGGAGCTGGCCGTGAAGCGCGCGCAGTTCGAGATGGAAGCGAAGAAGCAGCAGGCGCAGGCCGACAAGTCGTACGAGATCCAGACGAATATCATGCAGCAGCAGGCCGTCGCCGAAGCAGTCGCCGTCGATCGCGTGCGCAAGGAAGGGGAAATCAAAGTTCAGGAAGCGGAAATCCTGCGCCGTGAGCGCGAGCTCACAGCGACCGTGTTGAAGGATGTCGAAGTGCAGCGAAAGCGAATCGAGACGCTCGCGGATGCGGAGCGACAGCGGTTGTCTCTCGAGGCAAGCGGTCGCGCGGACGCACAGAAGGTGGAGGGCGCCGCCGCGGCGGAGGTCATTCGTCTCAAGGGGTCCGCTGAGGCGGAGATCATCCGCGCGAAGGGGCAGAGCGAGGCGGAGGCGATGCAGCTCAAGGCCAACGCATACCTGGAGTACAACGAAGCGGCGGTCATCGACAAGCTGCTCGGCAGCTTGCCCGAGGTCGTGCGCGCCTTTGCCGAGCCGTTGAGCAAGGTCGACAAGATTACGGTTGTGTCGACGGGCGGGGACGGGGCGGCAGGAGTCAACAAAATCACCGCGGACATGGCGCAGATGGTCGCGCAGGTGCCGGCGCTGATCGAGTCCCTGACCGGGAAGAACATTCATGAGCTGATGCAGCAGGTGCGCCGGATCGATTCGAACAACGCGCCGCCGGTGAAGGCGCCGGAGGTATCGATTGGTACTTCCGGTGCAACGGCGACGAATAGTGTCCCGCGGCGGAGCGACTAG
- a CDS encoding ABC transporter ATP-binding protein gives MTDKSPVTRPRKTYRATVVGLLSPHWGALLLALVAVGLETAAALLEPWPIKVVLDTVLHAKALPQFLARAIAMTVGTGSMAILEFAAASVLLIAIVGAVGSYIEKQCVTGLGQRVTHELRCRLYAHAQRLSMSYHDRKRTGDVISTVTADVDAIQSAISSGVLDTLYYTLLLVGMSSLMLYLDWRFTLIALSILPALVVVVFTLTRRIKKASRDVRRREADLMSTMQEVLSSIRLVKAFGREDHERHKFERGSEKIVASTLRARDVKAKLAPAVEVIVALGSAVVLWVGARHVLEGVLSAGALVVFLLYLSKMYKPIRELSKLTDTYSRSLVALDRINNFLDVDLDVRDLPGARRARRFRGDIAFDHVTFGYGPERPTLVDVDLTIPAGSVAAIVGPTGAGKTTLINLIARFYDPASGRVLIDGEDVRSFYQESLRERISFVLQDTLLFRGPVWQNIVYGKPEATRREIIRAAELANADAFIRELPEGYKTMVGERGVTLSGGQQRRIAIARAIIRDAPILILDEPLTGLDAASESLVLDALRLLMRGKTTVMIAHSLSTVQHADAIFVIDHGRLSEHGTHATLLEAGGVYARLYELQMARTGVTPSFALERPTKNTNA, from the coding sequence GTGACCGATAAGTCGCCGGTCACGCGGCCTCGAAAGACGTACCGCGCGACGGTCGTTGGGTTGCTCTCCCCACACTGGGGCGCGTTGCTCCTTGCCCTCGTTGCCGTCGGCCTCGAGACGGCGGCGGCGCTCCTCGAGCCGTGGCCGATCAAGGTCGTGCTCGACACCGTGCTCCACGCCAAAGCGTTGCCTCAGTTCCTGGCGCGAGCGATCGCGATGACGGTCGGCACCGGCAGCATGGCGATACTCGAGTTCGCGGCCGCATCGGTGTTGCTCATCGCGATCGTTGGTGCAGTGGGGAGCTACATCGAGAAACAGTGCGTCACCGGACTGGGGCAGCGCGTGACGCACGAGTTACGGTGCCGGCTCTACGCCCACGCGCAGCGCCTGTCGATGTCGTATCATGACCGGAAGCGCACCGGTGACGTCATCAGCACCGTGACGGCCGATGTCGACGCGATCCAGAGCGCGATCTCGTCCGGTGTGCTCGACACGCTCTATTACACGCTGCTGCTGGTCGGCATGAGCAGTCTGATGCTCTATCTCGACTGGCGGTTCACCCTGATCGCGCTCTCGATCCTGCCGGCCCTCGTCGTCGTCGTGTTCACGCTGACGCGGCGAATCAAGAAGGCCTCGCGCGACGTGCGCCGGCGGGAGGCAGACCTCATGTCGACGATGCAGGAGGTGCTGTCGTCGATTCGACTCGTGAAGGCATTTGGGCGAGAGGATCACGAGCGGCACAAATTCGAGCGCGGAAGCGAGAAGATCGTCGCGTCGACGCTCCGTGCCCGCGACGTCAAGGCGAAGCTGGCTCCAGCAGTCGAGGTCATCGTTGCGCTTGGCAGCGCGGTGGTGCTCTGGGTCGGTGCACGCCACGTCCTCGAAGGCGTGCTGAGCGCCGGCGCGCTCGTCGTGTTTCTACTCTACCTGAGCAAGATGTACAAGCCGATCCGCGAGCTGTCGAAGCTCACGGATACGTACTCGCGTTCGCTGGTCGCGCTGGACCGCATCAACAACTTCCTCGACGTCGATCTCGACGTGCGTGATCTGCCTGGAGCGCGACGCGCGCGTCGCTTCCGCGGTGACATCGCGTTCGATCACGTGACCTTCGGGTATGGTCCGGAACGTCCCACGCTCGTCGATGTGGACCTGACGATTCCCGCGGGCTCCGTCGCCGCCATCGTCGGGCCGACGGGCGCCGGTAAGACAACGCTCATCAATCTCATCGCGCGCTTCTACGACCCGGCCTCGGGACGCGTCCTGATCGATGGCGAGGATGTGCGATCCTTCTATCAGGAGTCACTCCGCGAGCGCATCAGCTTCGTGCTCCAGGACACGCTGCTTTTCCGCGGACCCGTATGGCAGAACATCGTCTACGGAAAACCGGAAGCGACGCGCCGCGAGATCATCCGCGCCGCCGAGTTGGCGAACGCGGACGCTTTCATCCGCGAGCTGCCAGAAGGCTACAAGACGATGGTCGGCGAGCGTGGCGTCACGCTGTCGGGCGGCCAGCAGCGGCGCATCGCGATCGCGAGGGCGATCATCCGCGACGCGCCGATTCTCATTCTCGACGAGCCCCTCACCGGGCTGGACGCGGCATCGGAGTCGCTCGTGCTGGACGCGCTGCGCCTGTTGATGCGCGGCAAGACGACGGTGATGATCGCGCACAGCCTGTCGACCGTGCAGCACGCCGACGCGATCTTCGTCATCGACCATGGGCGCTTGAGCGAGCACGGCACGCACGCCACGCTCCTCGAAGCCGGCGGCGTGTACGCTCGGCTCTACGAGCTCCAGATGGCGCGGACTGGCGTGACGCCGAGCTTCGCGCTCGAACGGCCGACGAAGAATACCAACGCCTAA
- a CDS encoding PHP domain-containing protein, translated as MGTSTNANREMPDSDDDAITAAQPAIRADFHTHTCFSHDGHQTPRELVERARAVGLDRVAVTDHHTLEGALRARDLDPQRVIVGEEITSREGTHVIGLFLTKRIAKRLPLEVLTDEIRAQGGVVYLPHPFAYLTGGRRRVERALPLVDVIEVWNSRAFYAPWNRRALEIVRARSLPEAAGTDAHFSVELGRAVTVLPTFHDAATLEIAVRHARAQHDGNTYVLPHVGSVAVMALSRITGRPIRMDR; from the coding sequence ATGGGCACAAGCACTAACGCGAACCGCGAGATGCCGGATTCCGACGACGATGCAATCACCGCCGCGCAACCAGCGATCCGCGCGGACTTCCACACGCACACATGCTTCTCGCATGATGGCCATCAAACGCCGCGCGAGCTCGTCGAGCGGGCCCGCGCAGTGGGGCTGGATCGTGTCGCCGTCACCGATCATCACACGCTGGAAGGGGCGCTTCGAGCCCGCGATCTCGATCCGCAGCGCGTGATCGTCGGCGAGGAGATCACATCCCGTGAGGGCACCCACGTGATCGGGCTCTTCCTAACGAAGCGAATCGCGAAGCGGCTCCCGCTCGAGGTGCTGACCGACGAAATCCGTGCCCAGGGCGGCGTCGTCTACCTGCCTCACCCATTTGCGTATCTCACTGGTGGCCGGCGACGCGTCGAGCGCGCGCTACCGCTCGTGGACGTCATCGAGGTCTGGAACAGCAGGGCCTTCTATGCACCCTGGAACCGCCGAGCGCTCGAGATCGTGCGCGCGCGAAGTCTCCCGGAGGCTGCGGGTACCGACGCGCATTTTTCCGTGGAGCTCGGACGAGCCGTGACGGTACTCCCGACCTTCCATGATGCCGCCACGCTCGAGATCGCGGTCAGGCACGCGCGAGCCCAGCATGACGGCAACACTTACGTCCTGCCGCATGTCGGATCTGTCGCGGTCATGGCGCTCTCCCGCATAACGGGTCGACCGATCCGGATGGATCGGTAG
- a CDS encoding TonB-dependent receptor produces MPRARNRFILALVFGVACVRALAAQRPDTLPERRTQQDTVRREHGPALLAPLEIRASIVPTAGIDVGSGVPSRVTQIDQASLGAWHPRLLDQAITAAPGVSLYDDLGSPSKASITMRGFAAGPTVGLPSGIAVFLDGVRENEPDAQEVNFDLLPMAVVNRIEILNGPASLLGPNGLAGAINLITNRGSGPAHGTIDVEGGSCGARSLEVSSDAGDRNGWRYFTTLGLDRGEGWRAATSHSAGHAFGNFGRANAERGMNLQLAVATSRAQTAGSLPESIFDADPRVNFTAGDVDAIRLGQVALSAFTPLASGRATVTVYARQSHADRFNANQPPDDNVRDLSAATSEGGTVDWRRSTRLSSVSLDTRLGLDAAWDQVRIRLFDLPPTGATGADSLTTDVSSPRTSLAGYMLADAHFDRFTLSAGARYDLIHSPFDDRLDTSDVTTTQTFRRITPRGGLSVDLGHGASVYASTAASFRAPALLEIGCADPSATCPLPFALGNDPPLKPVTATSIEIGGQALVGNILLRASAFRMHVHDEIFFISSERALLGGYFANVPQTRRAGADIEIGQAGPGRLSWDASYAWNRATFDSSLPIFSIRSSPDFSQSPYAGDNHVAPGSSLPLVPRDEIKVGALLQLTTGFDLGLDARRTGQQWLRGDEANQTKPLDAYSVLNVRANLTRGAWRTGIVVRNLLDSHAAVFGGFNENRQTNGLERFLMPVDARSVQLRVERTIGPSAN; encoded by the coding sequence ATGCCACGCGCCAGGAACCGATTCATTCTCGCTCTAGTGTTCGGCGTTGCATGCGTGCGCGCTCTCGCCGCGCAACGTCCGGACACACTGCCTGAGAGGCGAACGCAGCAAGACACCGTTCGCCGAGAGCATGGCCCCGCGCTGCTCGCGCCGCTCGAGATTCGCGCGTCGATCGTCCCTACTGCCGGCATCGACGTTGGATCCGGCGTTCCAAGTCGTGTTACGCAGATCGATCAGGCTTCACTCGGTGCGTGGCATCCGCGCCTTCTCGATCAGGCGATCACCGCGGCACCAGGCGTGTCGCTCTACGACGATCTTGGCTCGCCGAGCAAGGCATCGATCACCATGCGCGGCTTTGCGGCCGGCCCTACGGTTGGCCTCCCTTCGGGAATCGCGGTGTTTCTCGACGGCGTACGAGAGAACGAGCCGGACGCACAGGAGGTCAACTTCGATCTCCTGCCGATGGCCGTCGTGAATCGCATCGAGATTCTGAATGGCCCCGCGTCGTTGCTGGGACCGAACGGTCTCGCTGGGGCAATCAATCTCATCACGAACCGCGGAAGCGGACCGGCACACGGTACGATCGACGTCGAAGGAGGCTCATGCGGCGCGCGTTCGCTCGAGGTGTCGAGTGATGCTGGCGATCGCAACGGATGGAGATACTTCACGACGTTAGGCCTCGATCGCGGTGAAGGTTGGCGCGCGGCCACTTCGCATTCGGCAGGGCACGCATTCGGGAATTTTGGTCGGGCAAACGCGGAACGCGGTATGAACCTGCAGCTCGCTGTCGCGACGTCGCGTGCGCAGACCGCGGGCTCGCTTCCCGAATCGATCTTCGATGCGGATCCGCGCGTGAACTTCACGGCTGGCGACGTCGACGCGATTCGTCTCGGTCAGGTCGCTCTCTCCGCGTTCACGCCTCTCGCCTCCGGGCGCGCGACCGTCACAGTGTACGCGCGACAATCACACGCTGATCGATTCAACGCGAACCAACCACCCGACGACAACGTTCGCGATCTCTCGGCGGCCACGAGCGAGGGTGGGACGGTGGACTGGCGTCGATCGACTCGGCTGTCTTCGGTCTCGCTCGATACTCGCCTGGGTTTGGACGCAGCCTGGGATCAGGTTCGCATACGATTGTTCGACCTTCCACCGACCGGCGCGACGGGAGCGGACAGCCTCACGACCGACGTCTCGAGCCCGCGCACGAGCCTCGCCGGTTACATGTTAGCAGATGCTCACTTTGATCGGTTCACGCTGTCGGCCGGTGCTCGTTACGACCTGATTCACTCGCCATTCGATGACCGCCTGGACACGAGCGATGTCACGACGACGCAGACATTTCGCCGGATCACGCCGCGCGGTGGCTTGAGCGTCGATCTTGGCCACGGCGCCTCCGTCTACGCGTCGACGGCCGCGAGTTTCCGCGCGCCCGCGCTGCTCGAGATCGGATGCGCCGACCCGTCGGCGACCTGCCCCCTTCCCTTTGCGCTCGGGAATGATCCGCCACTGAAGCCGGTCACCGCGACATCGATCGAGATCGGCGGGCAAGCACTCGTCGGTAATATTCTCCTGCGCGCGTCGGCGTTCCGCATGCACGTTCACGATGAGATTTTCTTCATTTCCTCGGAACGCGCATTGCTCGGCGGCTATTTCGCGAACGTGCCGCAAACGCGGCGCGCTGGCGCCGACATCGAGATTGGCCAGGCGGGACCAGGCCGTCTGTCGTGGGATGCGAGCTATGCCTGGAACAGAGCCACCTTCGACAGCTCATTGCCAATCTTTAGCATTCGCTCCAGCCCCGATTTTTCCCAGAGTCCCTATGCCGGTGACAATCACGTTGCGCCCGGGAGCTCGCTCCCGCTCGTGCCACGTGACGAGATCAAGGTCGGGGCGCTGCTTCAGTTGACCACCGGCTTCGATCTCGGGCTCGATGCGCGTCGCACCGGCCAGCAATGGCTTCGTGGCGACGAAGCCAATCAGACAAAGCCGTTGGACGCATATTCCGTCCTGAATGTCCGCGCGAACCTGACTCGCGGAGCGTGGCGAACGGGCATTGTCGTCCGCAATCTCCTGGACTCTCACGCGGCGGTTTTCGGCGGGTTCAACGAGAATCGTCAAACGAATGGCCTCGAGCGCTTTTTGATGCCGGTCGATGCGCGATCGGTCCAGCTACGAGTCGAGCGAACGATCGGACCGTCAGCGAATTGA
- a CDS encoding post-COAP-1 domain-containing protein gives MSTAIAATLLAVGCRDVVSPTLRSIHPNFSTSGASGEIQGTGSIGTGTATPGSSRQDFDFDVTSDLAGHLSFTDWSVVRSGTQVGQLTVSPSDQATFFTAMRDGSSACADATRGMEVDGTGRLDTGVLISFTLYACDNGASGSGADFFRFYMASANYDRNGNLSSGDLVKSGSVPTTTPSMQIGGTGSIGDGTQTVGSNRQDFDFSANGTPGGRLSYTDWAHGLTTTQGQYVTVDPTNDPATGVTSYQQTSATCVRFAGIGRVNGVSTYPFYLDACDNSNPGTGFDTFTFTVPDLDGQGSSYRVSGTLSSGDITMSGGSVATTGTLNVSTTTTGSSLDPDGYTLTVDGTTTASIADNGSQAFSNLSAGSHTVSISGVATNCTVSGGTSQTANVPAGGSVTVAFQVSCTQVVTTGTLNVTTATTGSNLDPDGYTVTVDGSNGQSIADNGSQSFANLASGSHTVTLSGVAANCTVSGGSSKSATVPAGGSTSVAFQVSCVETTGTLNVATSTTGANLDPDGYMIAVDGTNSTSIADNGSHSFTGLSSGNHTVTVSGVAANCTVSGGSSRTASVPAGGSVSVAFQVNCVAPPATQLAFTMQPSNATAGRAISPAVQVTARDASGNVASSYSGTITIALGANPGGGTLSGTTTASVVNGVATFSSLTLTKVGSGYTLTAAASGLSGATSASFSVSAGAASALVFTVQPSNTQTSTAISPAVKVTAFDAYGNTATSFNGSMTMSIGQNPSGGTLSGTKTVTAANGVGTFSTLQIDRAGNGYTLQVGAPGLTGAGSAQFNVKQKPLICILGICV, from the coding sequence GTGTCAACGGCCATCGCAGCGACCTTACTCGCCGTGGGCTGCCGCGATGTGGTGAGCCCAACACTCCGTTCCATTCACCCAAACTTCTCAACATCGGGAGCCAGCGGCGAAATCCAAGGCACCGGCAGCATCGGAACCGGCACGGCCACCCCCGGCTCCTCGCGTCAGGATTTCGACTTCGATGTCACATCGGATCTGGCGGGTCATCTCAGCTTTACGGATTGGAGTGTCGTGCGCAGCGGGACGCAGGTGGGCCAGCTGACGGTGTCGCCGAGCGACCAGGCAACCTTTTTTACGGCAATGCGCGACGGCTCGTCGGCCTGTGCCGATGCCACGCGCGGTATGGAGGTCGATGGCACGGGACGCCTGGATACTGGTGTCCTGATTTCATTTACGCTCTACGCGTGCGACAACGGTGCATCGGGAAGCGGCGCGGACTTCTTTCGGTTCTACATGGCCAGCGCGAATTATGATCGCAATGGCAATCTCTCGTCAGGCGACCTGGTCAAATCGGGCTCGGTGCCGACGACGACGCCTAGCATGCAGATAGGCGGTACGGGATCCATCGGCGATGGCACCCAGACGGTGGGCAGCAATCGACAGGACTTCGATTTTAGCGCGAACGGGACGCCCGGCGGCCGCCTTTCCTACACGGACTGGGCGCACGGATTGACCACTACGCAAGGACAGTACGTCACCGTCGATCCGACAAACGATCCCGCCACTGGCGTGACCTCCTACCAGCAGACGTCAGCCACGTGCGTTCGGTTCGCCGGCATCGGTCGCGTGAACGGCGTGAGCACGTATCCCTTTTATCTCGACGCGTGCGACAACTCGAATCCCGGCACCGGCTTCGACACGTTTACCTTCACCGTGCCGGACCTCGACGGTCAAGGCAGTAGCTACCGCGTATCGGGGACGCTCAGCTCTGGCGACATCACCATGAGTGGTGGCAGCGTCGCGACGACGGGAACGCTCAACGTCAGCACGACAACCACTGGTTCGAGCCTCGACCCCGATGGATATACGCTCACGGTCGACGGAACGACCACCGCGTCGATCGCCGACAACGGAAGCCAGGCATTCTCCAACCTCTCCGCGGGCAGCCATACCGTGTCAATTTCGGGCGTCGCGACGAACTGCACCGTGAGCGGAGGCACCTCGCAGACCGCCAATGTGCCGGCCGGCGGGAGCGTGACCGTCGCCTTCCAGGTGAGCTGCACGCAGGTGGTTACGACTGGAACACTCAACGTCACCACCGCCACTACGGGGTCGAATCTCGATCCCGACGGATACACGGTGACGGTCGATGGATCGAACGGCCAATCGATCGCCGACAACGGAAGCCAGTCGTTCGCGAATCTCGCCTCGGGCAGCCATACCGTGACACTCTCTGGCGTCGCGGCGAACTGCACGGTGAGCGGAGGCAGCTCGAAAAGCGCGACCGTGCCGGCCGGCGGCAGCACCTCCGTCGCTTTCCAGGTGAGCTGCGTGGAGACAACGGGGACGCTGAACGTCGCGACCAGCACGACAGGCGCGAACCTCGACCCTGATGGATACATGATCGCCGTCGACGGAACGAATAGCACGTCGATCGCTGACAACGGAAGCCACTCGTTCACCGGCCTTTCGTCAGGCAACCATACGGTGACAGTCTCGGGCGTCGCAGCGAACTGCACCGTGAGCGGAGGCAGCTCGCGGACGGCAAGCGTGCCGGCCGGCGGGAGCGTTTCGGTCGCGTTCCAGGTGAATTGCGTTGCGCCGCCCGCGACGCAGCTCGCATTCACAATGCAGCCGAGTAACGCGACGGCAGGTCGCGCGATCTCGCCCGCGGTGCAGGTGACCGCGCGCGATGCCAGCGGCAACGTCGCCAGCAGCTACAGCGGCACGATCACCATCGCGTTAGGCGCGAACCCGGGTGGCGGCACGCTATCGGGAACGACGACGGCGAGCGTCGTGAACGGCGTGGCGACTTTCTCGAGCCTCACGCTGACCAAGGTTGGTAGCGGCTATACGCTGACTGCTGCCGCGAGTGGTCTCAGCGGTGCGACGAGCGCGTCCTTCAGCGTCTCTGCGGGCGCTGCCAGCGCGTTGGTCTTCACGGTGCAGCCGAGCAATACCCAGACGAGCACCGCGATCTCGCCCGCGGTGAAAGTGACCGCGTTCGATGCTTACGGCAACACGGCTACGAGCTTCAACGGCTCGATGACGATGTCGATCGGGCAGAACCCGAGTGGCGGAACACTCTCGGGGACAAAGACCGTCACCGCGGCGAACGGCGTCGGCACATTCTCGACTCTCCAGATCGATCGGGCCGGGAATGGGTATACGCTGCAAGTTGGCGCGCCCGGACTAACGGGAGCGGGGAGTGCGCAGTTCAACGTCAAGCAGAAGCCGTTGATCTGTATCTTAGGTATCTGTGTCTAG